GGTGTCGACGAGTTAAAAAACGGGGtgagaagagaaaatgaCCGCCCAAAAGAGAACATAACAATGAAAAACAGTCGGggaggaagaaataaaagCAAAAATactaaaaaattttcagtaTGTCCGCCGGTCTCTATCTTTGTCAATAGTACCTTTATATGGATATATTCGCCCGCATCGGCATCTTAAGAAACTCGTAGTATTGTATAACAACATTCATTCTCTTAACGTTATTCAAATCGTTTGATTAGTAGCTCTTGCTACCAAAACACTCCATAAAATCTCAGAAACACCACTGCATCGAGCTCCCACCCCCTATCATTGTGCTTTCACCCCCTGTTTGAAAATAATTTATCCGAAATGTGTGCGAAGACATCTACTTACACTACACCTATCCCGGTTGAATATTCCCAACATAGGATCCATTTTGGCAATGCAGGACCTCTTGGGTTGAGTGCGTTTGCACTAACCACCtttgttctttctatgGTCAACTGCCAGGCACAAGGTGTCACAACACCGAATATCGTCATTGGATTATCTATTTTCTACGGTGGTCTTGTGCAGCTACTGGCAGGCATGTGGGAACTCGTTAATGATCATACTTTCAATGCTCTTGCATTGTCATCTTATGCTGGTTTCTGGATGAGTTACGCTGCCATTTTTGTTCCTTGGTTCAACATCTCGGCTGCCTATGATTCCGATGAAGAGTTGCAAAATGCCGTTGGCATTTTCCTTTTAGGTTGGACTATTTTCACATACGGGTTGTGTTTGGTCACTATTAAATCTACTGTGTTGTTCTTTGGATTATTTTTCATGCTTGGAAACACTTTTTTGATGCTTAGTATTGGATCTTTTGTCCAATCTACTGCGTGTACTAAGGCAGGAGGTGTATTAGGTATTATTACTGCCTTCATTGCTTGGTTTGTTGCCTATGCCGGTGTTTCCAACAAGGATAACTCGTATCTTACCATTACACCGATTCCAATCCCTGTCTATCACCATCGCGATTAATATCTgtattctttttctttttgagaagCAACGgtgacaagaagaaggatgaatcccgaatcattttttctcatTTTTTTCACCCCTTATAGATCGGACATCTCCATCACTTTCTTACTCTCCCATGCTTTCTCGAATCGTCACCAACGTCAAAGACCATCGAGGCCTTTGCAGTGATCAGGCGCTGTCCTCAGTCCTGATTCCTCGCTTTCAATTCTATTTCTGCGTTTCCTGTcgatttctcttcttccctgtctttttttcctctttatatctatttctttttttagTCTTTCAAGGCTATTTGCACTAATAAAATTGCTCCACTTATATTCCGAAGGAAAAATTAAGTCCGAGCTTTTTTCAGTGCCGGTCTTAGTTTGTCATTTTATGCACGCCAAGAGATTTCAAGACAGCTTCTTTTAGTGTTCAAACGGGGCTCTTCATTATATAAGTTTGCTTGCGCGAAGTCATTTCATGCTCAATAGAGTGTAGATAAGTTTGTCTAAGTCAGGAAGTGGTACGCAGCCGATCATACTAAAGGTAATACGACTTAaagtagaagaaaagagcaCTTTGGTACGCTGTGGCGATTACCGAATCACCGGCCGGTCCTTAAGgaactttttttttttatgcTCTAAACTCTGCCTGGTTAAGATAAGCCCGGTTTTTAAAATAATAGCGAAAGCGAGTAAAGTGGAAAATGAAACTCAAGTGGTTACAGATAGTTTACTACCAGTTCAAATCTATTTTATAAACCAATGCATAATGGTATGCGAAGGGCAGTGCACCAGATACTTCCGTTGAAAAGTGCACGTATCTTATCGTCACCGTTTGGGACATCGAAGATTAAGTATGCAGTACGAGATTTCTACATATTGATGGATGAACCACATAAGACGTATCGTTCTGGCGAGCAGATATCGGGACAGATCATACTTATACTGGGCAAGAATATTTCCAATATACTCATTAAGCTTGCATTAGTAGGAGTGATTAAGATTCATTCGAGTTCGCCTCTTCGATCGGACAAAAAGGAGTATTTGTTCAACCACAGCATTATACTCTACGGTGAAACAGAAAACAATGAGCTTGCACTTACTAAAGGCGAACACAGGTTTCCCTTCATAGTAAAGCTaccgaagaagaatgtGCATACGAGCATCTCCTTTGAAAAAGGCGAGATTAAGTACAGTATAAAGAGTGATATATCTGATAAGTCGGCTGTAAATGACCGGTTATGGACATCTGAAATGCTCCTCAATATCGTGAAGCCCATCAATTTATGTCTGCTTCCAGAAGCCAAACCCAAAACGCTGACCTTCCGCAGAACTAAGAGAAGAATGCGTCACGTGGCATCGCctacttcttctatcaattCTACCGAGTCGCTAGAGTTACAGCAACAGACGAATAACAATGTTGATGGCTCTCCATCGCCAAAGTCTTCTTCAGATAGTTCCGATGTGATCAAGATTTGTATGGAAATACCTTCTGTGGGATATCTCAAAGGAGAATCGATCTCCGTCAAAGTGTCCATTGAACACTACAAGCAAATCAGCAACGTTAACGGAATCTTCATAACCCTAATTCGAGTTTGCGCTCTGGATATGGGCGAGGACCACGAGCATCAGTCGTTTCGTAAAGATTTGGCCCAGTCTATTGTTCCATTAATCATTgatccatcatcaaaacCACCTTACAATGTATCTACTTCTCTTAGAGTACCGCTAGACAGCTTTCCTACTATTGTGACAAACTTGGTTTCCTTTCAATATTATATAGAGGTGTTGATAAACATGTCAAAATCTTCTCGATTTCAAGGTCCATTGAAGACCAAAGGACTTgtggatgatgaaatcaTCCAACGGGGATCTCGAGACAATATCTATAATGTGgacaaattgaagcaaATGAAGAACGTGTTAACACTCACTTCTGAAATTGTCATCGGTACGGAAAGAAAACCTATTTCTAAATTGAAAACACGACATAGAAGTCATAGACACCAGCATGGATCAGCGAACAGTCCTGTAAACGTCGCATCATCAAGTTTTGCTATATCATGCTCTTCCTCGTGTGCCTCATCTACGGTCACATCACCTTCTTCGATGTCTAGCTCCAGAGATCATAATACCCCCAATACAGAGCACCATCAATCGACATCGGTTGATGAATTGATGATTCCCGCAGTTCCATCACCACCTGCAATTACAAGCCCAGTTTCTGCCGgggaagagaaggaacTTATACGGCTTAGAGAGCAGGCTTTAATGCCCAGCCAGCCTCCACCTTCCtcaccttctcctccaGGTTCCACTGATGGCAGTGGTTCCAGATATATATCAGGCTACTCAATGGAGACGGAAGAAAGCGAGTCTATCGATCTTCCAGCTTACAGTGAAGTGGCCTCTATTCGGCAGCAAATCGAATTGGCTGATCAGCAACTAGTGCAGAACGAAAACCGACGCATTAGCGATCACTCGATAGAAACCATAACCACTCCTGAACACGACTAGAACCTGTCTATTCTCTATGTACTCTTTACTTCCTCAAAATTATATGACGTAGTTGGTGGCCAATCAGGAAACTTCTGAGGAAATTTCAGTCTTTTTATCTGCAAGTAGCTCGCTTCTGCGGTTGCTGACAATTACCCCACCAGTAGTTGACGAGAATCGCAACGGCTGACCAGATTAATGTATCAGGTGTATTGCTTTCTCAAATGCATATAAGAAGGCGCTTGACAGGTTCCGGTGAATTGCTCGGGGGCAGCTTTCTTGGTGCAAAGTTACCATGTTGAGCAATAAGACATCGGAAATCAGAGTCATGAAGCCAGATACTAGGAGAGAAGAGGGTGTTACGCAAAGGATCTCGGACAAGTTTTCATCCGTCTCCGATACTGCCATTGACCCAAAAAGTCTTGAACAAAGACTGAAAGGAGTTATCAGCAATGATCGAGGCGCTGAAATGGAATCTCAGCCAAGAACTGCCAGTACCAACGCTGAAGATTATACCGAGACATCAATGAATACTAGTATGCCTGAGGATCGAGAGTATGATCTGGGCAATTATACGTATGGTTCGGGAGGGATTACTGAATCCACTCAAGCTGGGGCCACCAGGGGAACTGAAGCCAACGGAGCCAATGGAGCCACTGGAGCCACTGGAGCATATGAAGCATACGAAGATGCGCCCCTGGAGAGCCTGGAATACAAAGAAAATGTGAGTGCAGGGAATGTTGGCGGAGAGAAACATAATTCAGAAAAAGGTGTTTTATCTACGATTGCAGCTTATCTTGGAGGAGGGCAAGGAGAGACAAAGGAGACAGAGAAAAACGATGGTGCAATGgatgaagacaaagatATGGTAATGGAAGATGTTCCTTGGTACAGAGCAAATAGGAATGAATCACAGACTGAGGCGTTTGGGATTCCCGACAAGCTCCCTGTTGAGGGGAGGGAAAAGAGAACTAGGAACGAAATGGACACCAGAGATACGGGTACCATTGATACTAGAGATAAGGGTGCAATGGATACAAGAGATAAGGGTACCATGGACACCAGAGATAAGAGTACCGTGGATACAAGAGCTACGGGTATCATAGATTCCAGAGCTACCGGGGGTACCTTGAATATGACTAATGAAGGTACTACCAGGGGTACCAGGAACACGGGTACCAGGAACACGGGTACCAGGGATACCAGGGATAAGGGTACCAGGGGTACCACTACCGCCGTTCCAACTATCCCGAACATACATTCAAGAACAATTTCGGACAAATCCATTGACAGTGAGAACCCCGCAACTACAAAGACTaacagaagcagaaagcaccagcttcaagagaagaagtctAGGACTGAGACAGAAAATGGCAGTAgaagtaagaagaaaggatttaAGGGAATATTTGGATTAGGTAAGAATACGACGACAAATGATGACGACACTCTCCAAAGAGGTACCATCTACGAGGAAGTTCATTCTGACAGTCTTGAGCAGACTCAGCCACATTTGCAGTTCAGTTTTGAACGATCAGCAAGAAAGAGTGAGCAAAGGGGTGAACAATTACAAACCTTTGACAGGGGAAATTCACTCTTGACAGAGGAGCAAAATCAGCTCGCCAGAAGCTCTGCGAGGGCAGCATTATCTCAGAGAAGATAGATTATGAGTGGATGGATAGTAAGTAGCTTCTATATAAGAATGAGAAATGGTTAGTATAAAATTACCCCGTAGAGGAGACTGGAGGCGGGTAGAATCCGTGGTGGTGATTTCAGTTAGATAATCTCAGGTGGGTAATCCTAGGTGGTTAATCCTAGGGGAGCAGTCCGCGGTGGATCGAAAGTCACCGGGGAACGCAGCCCCCACTGTCTCAGATAATATTTCAAGCCTCAAAATTTCAAGCCCCAAAATTTCAGGTAACAAAATATCCTCAAGATAACGAAAGCATAGCATGTAGTAAACATCCCTCTTCTCCTCAGTTATTCAACTGTAATGTCTTTCAGCTTCAATTTTCAGTCATTGCAGAAATCTCTCGAGAAAACCACAAAGAGCTTGACCAGCACTTTGCAGGAAAACCTAGGAAATTTGCCTAGTGCAAATGAGGTCACCAGCTCTTTTCAATCCAACATGAACCATATTGGCAAGGAGGTTTCCAACCTTAAGCCAATTTTAAAGAGAACACAGAGATCGTTGCAGGAGAAGTTTGGCTCCATTAGCGATATTAGTGAACTTCCTCAGGAGTAtaaagacttggaaaagcAGGTCGATGATTTGCAGGGCTTctacaagaagatgattaaGGCTACCCAACAATATGAAATTGAGAGTTACGACTATCCCCCAAATGTTAGAGAGTCTCTCAATGATTATACGAAGATCATTAACGAGAAGTTTACCGGGTTATCTCAAGCTACTACCACCAGCGAGGCAGAAGCAGTGTTACTGGCACCAAGGAAGGAGCAATATCCCAAGACTTTTGCTCACCAATTCTCCAAGGTATTGAAGAGTTCGAGAGAAGCATTTTTGAGCAAGAAGACAACCGGTAATGATGCGGAAGAAACAGACCCAACAGAGTCAGAATCAGCACTATCCAAGGCATTGCTACTTATCAGTAACAGCCAGTACAAACTTGGAGATGAAAGATTGGAGGAAGATAAATTGATTATAAGCGAGTTCAACAACAAGATCACAAACATCTTGAGGGTGGATTTCGTCAAAGCTGATAAGCTAAGACGGAAAGTGGAGACTGCCAGGTTGAACTTTGATACTGTGAGATCAGAGATCAAGGAGTTGCAGAAGGGTGATGAAACCGTTGAAGTTCCAGAAACCCAGAGTAAAAAACTTGAGAACTGCGAAGATGAATTGGTTAACGCTACCGAATTAGCTGTTGAAGCTATGAAAGAACTAATCAAACCGGGAGAACCTCTCAACTTGTTAACcattttctccaaaatTCAGTTGAACTATCACAAGAATGTTACCGAGGAACTTTCTAGCTTGGTCGACAGTCTCACCACTCTTCCAGCCGATACAaaggatggagaagaagaatgagtGAGCGCTTTATGTAttccccccccccccctTTCCGTTTTTTTTCAGTGTTATAATATTAAATGTTCTACTAATGAAGACCGGTACAAGGACCCACAGAACGGTTGACACCAAGCACAATGGCGAGCCTATTAAAGAAGACCTCACCAAATGCTAAACCAAGGCAAACAGCAAAGAAAtacaaaataaaaaaacTCATAGCAGCAAGCATCAAAGCATAACCTAGCATAGAAACGACAAATGCAACAAGAAGCCTGATTACATCTTTATAAACTTCATTCATACCCGGCAAGCATATTTCCTTAATTATTTGGCCAAAGCTTTTATCAATAGGAGCGCCGAGGGCCTTAGTAGCGGCCTGGAACTTTTGATCACTATCACTGACAGGATCACAAGTACAATCTTCCTTGTCAATAATGACTGAATTGGTGTAGTTATGGAAAACTCTTTGCTCCAAATAGGCTCCCAAGAAAATGAACGCTCTGAAGGCAAAACAGGTGAAGAATATAACACAGAAAATACCAAATGCAGAAGCCTTGGATGAAGCTTTCaagcttttgaaaagaaccGGGTAGTCAGTGAACGATGAAGTAAAATATTCATGCATCGTCATGTCGCTACTCATATCCATTTCACCAGTCTCCGAGGACATAGACGTAGATGTACTAGATGTACTTATCTGAGCCATATCCATAGTGGTagaagtggaagaaaaagacaaTGAAGACATAGTCATAGTACTAGACACAGTGCTAGTCATATCCATTCCAGACATATCCATTCCAGACATTGACATATTCACGAGAAAGATTGATTGCAGATCAGCAAAGTTGTGAACTGTTCTTCCGGTCTCAATGGGAAATTGCTTCTCATTTTAAATAGTCCCATTTTGGGATTCTGCATAAAGGAACGACAGAATCGGAGGTCAAAAAAGGTCTCGAGACTAAAACGGAAGTAAATTTGCTCATCTCGAAATTTTCATCCGGATTTAACACTTGGTATTTTCTGTGCGCATTTGGGCTGTAGGTAGCTAATCTCTTTCCGGCTATTCATATTACCATCACCTCTCCAGAATTGGTCAGATCGCGGATTACGCTATAACGCATCACGTAAATACCATTTTGAGTCAATTCgacctcttcatcatcaattatTACTTCCTTatttcttctgcatttgaTGAATACCGGTCTATCGTAATCGGGCTGGTCCACCATTGATATACCCGCGGCAACTTCATCTAAAGCCTGTAGTTCCACGGGCATATTCGATAAAAATTGCCGATTATAAAGATCCATCAATAATTCCAAATGCTTCTCCATGTACACAGTTTCGTTAGTAGACAATTTCGCCAATTCCTCGTCGCTGGATCGGAGAAAAATGGCAAACTCATCGATTTTAGTGAGTCTGGTTCTTACGTACGATCGTATGACAAATTGAACTCTATCCAACTCGTTTTCCACTATGACGAGGAGTAATTTGATCTCTCCTTCATGTTTCGGCAATTCGATTGAGTTTACCTCTATAAATTCTAATTGTTTTCTCACTCGATTCAATAACCTGTCCAATAAATCTCCCTCATACGGTAATAGTTCTGGTACTGCTCTCTCCTGAATCCACGCATTGGTGAGTTTTCGAACATCGTCGGATCTTTCCTGATCACTCTCCAACTTTGGAACTTTGACCTcattctcaaaatcttGTAAGATATCGTTGAAATCCATACTTAGAGGCAGGAACCAAAGCTTAACTGATAATATAAATCATTGAAATTTCAGCTCTTAACTTAGTTTTTTTCGCGTCTCGGCAGATCTGAgatcatgaagaaaatcagTCGAATAACAATCGGTATATCCATTTCTTATAGCATGGATAGAAAAGCACTTTTAGAGTCGAAAAAGGCaagacttgaagaacttaAACGGCAGAGAGTTGAGAGAGAGCGTGAGTTTCAACAAGAGGTCAAATCCTCTTCTATCTCAACAACATCTGCTATTGTTGAATCTTCTAATGATCTGGTGAATAGCATAGTGAAGGATGTATTAAAAACTGGGGACAAGTCAAGTGATAATAGAGCACCGATagaaaacaaagaaaatgaaagtGCTGCAGATCTGAACGTGAAATCTATTCCACAAGGGCATCGTGCTCTAGGAAACCCGTCTGTTATGATGTATAGCAAAGCAGTTGATGTTGAGACCGACAATGAACTGTTGTCCGAACCAGAGAAAAATAATGAATCCAATTCATTTGGAAAGTCAATTGCTGAAATAAAAGCATCCATTGAAAGCGAATTGCAGGCCAGATACGCTAAAGAACTCGATTCTCGACTCAAAGATATCGTCTTagatcaagaaaagaagcagcgAGAAGCCAATCAGgccattttcaagatcttcgaGTCTCCAAAGGACCCTAATACAGAAAATacggaaaagaaaagtcGCTATGCAAAGCATCTAGCCCAGGAGACCACTTCTGGCTCTCTTAGTAACAGCGAATTTTCGGCTACATCCTCATCTTTAGTGACTGATATCACCACTTTTGATAGCGGCACTAAACATAAGAAAAGCATCACCTCCTTGGATTGGTCACCTCATTATCCGGAACTTTTACTGGCAAGCTACTCTTCTCCAGAAAATATGACCTCTACAGGTCCCAGAGGAGTTATTATAATATGGAATCTGCAAACCAAGAAGCCAGAGTTTACTCTCCTATCCTATGCAGAGCTTACTATGGCTCAATTCTGCAAAAAGCAGTCCAACCAGGTGGTAGCTGGTGGTAAGGATGGAAAATTATATCTTTGGCAATTTGATTCGTCCTCCAGATACCCTATAATTTCTTCGTCTACAGCTTCTTTTGGCCAATCGATTTCTCCTGTAACGGGGATCCATGAGACATCTAATTCATTTGTCTCCATAACTGCAAAGGGACTCATTTCAATATATTCGCTCAGTCTCGTCAATAAAATCAGCGAAGAAACGATACGGATCCCTGATCACCCGTCATATCTTCTAACCTCTTGCTATATAGATTCTATCCAGCTGGTCTTGGGATTATCAACAGGAGAGGTGTATCTTGGGAGACAGCAAAAACTAGACgaacttcaacttctctatAGTACCTCCAAGAATGCCCGATTGCCTATAACTTGCCTTGATTGTGTCAACGGAACGGTTTTAGCCGGCTCTATAGACTATAAGTTGAAGATTCTTAACGTGGAAAAGGAGTCTCGACAGATGTTTGTGCCTTATCTTGTAGCTGATTGCAAGTTTGACTCCGACTCCACACGGTTcatttcaatttctttcGATGGAAAAATCGATTTTTGGGATAcaaaacagaagaagatcgatCCTGTAGAGTCCATccagttgaagaatgaCGTTATGCTCAACAGAGCTCGCCGAAGCCTTGACAGAAAATATTTGGCTTGTGGAGCGCTCGACGGACAAGTATATGTTATAAAGTATAACATTTAATGTAAA
The sequence above is a segment of the Brettanomyces nanus chromosome 4, complete sequence genome. Coding sequences within it:
- the ADY2_2 gene encoding Accumulation of DYads, whose translation is MCAKTSTYTTPIPVEYSQHRIHFGNAGPLGLSAFALTTFVLSMVNCQAQGVTTPNIVIGLSIFYGGLVQLLAGMWELVNDHTFNALALSSYAGFWMSYAAIFVPWFNISAAYDSDEELQNAVGIFLLGWTIFTYGLCLVTIKSTVLFFGLFFMLGNTFLMLSIGSFVQSTACTKAGGVLGIITAFIAWFVAYAGVSNKDNSYLTITPIPIPVYHHRD
- a CDS encoding uncharacterized protein (BUSCO:EOG093415QA), giving the protein MDEPHKTYRSGEQISGQIILILGKNISNILIKLALVGVIKIHSSSPLRSDKKEYLFNHSIILYGETENNELALTKGEHRFPFIVKLPKKNVHTSISFEKGEIKYSIKSDISDKSAVNDRLWTSEMLLNIVKPINLCLLPEAKPKTLTFRRTKRRMRHVASPTSSINSTESLELQQQTNNNVDGSPSPKSSSDSSDVIKICMEIPSVGYLKGESISVKVSIEHYKQISNVNGIFITLIRVCALDMGEDHEHQSFRKDLAQSIVPLIIDPSSKPPYNVSTSLRVPLDSFPTIVTNLVSFQYYIEVLINMSKSSRFQGPLKTKGLVDDEIIQRGSRDNIYNVDKLKQMKNVLTLTSEIVIGTERKPISKLKTRHRSHRHQHGSANSPVNVASSSFAISCSSSCASSTVTSPSSMSSSRDHNTPNTEHHQSTSVDELMIPAVPSPPAITSPVSAGEEKELIRLREQALMPSQPPPSSPSPPGSTDGSGSRYISGYSMETEESESIDLPAYSEVASIRQQIELADQQLVQNENRRISDHSIETITTPEHD
- a CDS encoding uncharacterized protein (EggNog:ENOG41~BUSCO:EOG09342T21); translated protein: MSFSFNFQSLQKSLEKTTKSLTSTLQENLGNLPSANEVTSSFQSNMNHIGKEVSNLKPILKRTQRSLQEKFGSISDISELPQEYKDLEKQVDDLQGFYKKMIKATQQYEIESYDYPPNVRESLNDYTKIINEKFTGLSQATTTSEAEAVLLAPRKEQYPKTFAHQFSKVLKSSREAFLSKKTTGNDAEETDPTESESALSKALLLISNSQYKLGDERLEEDKLIISEFNNKITNILRVDFVKADKLRRKVETARLNFDTVRSEIKELQKGDETVEVPETQSKKLENCEDELVNATELAVEAMKELIKPGEPLNLLTIFSKIQLNYHKNVTEELSSLVDSLTTLPADTKDGEEE
- a CDS encoding uncharacterized protein (BUSCO:EOG09342XGZ), whose protein sequence is MDFNDILQDFENEVKVPKLESDQERSDDVRKLTNAWIQERAVPELLPYEGDLLDRLLNRVRKQLEFIEVNSIELPKHEGEIKLLLVIVENELDRVQFVIRSYVRTRLTKIDEFAIFLRSSDEELAKLSTNETVYMEKHLELLMDLYNRQFLSNMPVELQALDEVAAGISMVDQPDYDRPVFIKCRRNKEVIIDDEEVELTQNASSKASAFGIFCVIFFTCFAFRAFIFLGAYLEQRVFHNYTNSVIIDKEDCTCDPVSDSDQKFQAATKALGAPIDKSFGQIIKEICLPGMNEVYKDVIRLLVAFVVSMLGYALMLAAMSFFILYFFAVCLGLAFGEVFFNRLAIVLGVNRSVGPCTGLH